The Eublepharis macularius isolate TG4126 chromosome 3, MPM_Emac_v1.0, whole genome shotgun sequence genome has a window encoding:
- the LOC129325923 gene encoding olfactory receptor 52K2-like, with protein MSASNWTLVHPSTFFLIGIPGLQHAHLWISIPFCCIYILTFLGNCLLLAIIKAEPSLHEPMYLFLSMLATADLVVTTTIVPQILSIFWFDNGNIHINGCLLQIFLLHSVSTMESGFILAMAFDRYVAICKPLRHSALLTKDVISRIGLAVVIRGALLLSPHPFLLRWLPFCRGNVISHTYCEFMALVKLACADTTAQKAYSLTVAFLTGGLDLVLIILSYILIFQAVFQLPSKEARVKSLGTCGSHAGVILVFYIPAFFSFLTHRFGHVAPHVHILVANMYLLFPPLMNPIIYGVRTKRIQHGLLKILCAKTA; from the coding sequence ATGTCAGCTTCTAACTGGACTTTGGTACACCCTTCCACCTTCTTCTTGATAGGAATACCAGGCCTGCAACATGCTCACCTTTGGATTTCTATCCCTTTCTGCTGCATCTACATCCTGACATTCCTTGGGAATTGCCTCCTCTTGGCAATTATCAAGGCTGAGCCAAGCCTCCATGAGCCCATGTACCTCTTCCTGTCCATGCTGGCTACAGCAGACTTAGTGGTCACGACCACGATCGTGCCCCAAATCCTGAGCATTTTCTGGTTTGACAACGGAAATATCCATATCAACGGCTGCCTCCTCCAGATCTTTTTGCTCCACTCCGTCTCCACTATGGAGTCGGGCTTCATCCTGGCCATGGCTTTTGATCGATATGTGGCAATATGCAAGCCATTGAGGCATTCGGCACTTCTGACCAAGGACGTCATTTCAAGAATCGGACTGGCCGTTGTGATACGGGGAGCCCTACTCCTgagcccccaccccttcctgctgAGGTGGCTCCCTTTTTGCAGAGGCAACGTCATTTCTCACACCTACTGCGAATTCATGGCCCTGGTGAAGTTGGCCTGTGCTGACACAACTGCCCAGAAAGCCTATAGCCTCACGGTGGCCTTCTTGACGGGGGGGCTGGACTTAGTTTTGATCATCCTGTCTTACATTCTCATTTTCCAAGCAGTCTTCCAGCTCCCTTCCAAGGAAGCACGGGTCAAATCTCTTGGCACCTGTGGCTCCCATGCCGGTGTCATCCTAGTATTTTATATACCcgcctttttctcctttttgacACACCGATTTGGCCATGTGGCTCCCCATGTCCATATTTTAGTGGCAAATATGTActtgcttttccctcccttgATGAATCCCATTATCTATGGGGTGAGGACAAAGAGAATCCAGCACGGCCTTTTAAAGATCTTGTGCGCCAAAACAGCATGA
- the LOC129326388 gene encoding olfactory receptor 52K2-like: MFTSNWTLLHPSKFLLIGIPGLQHAHLWISIPFCCIYMVTILGNFLLLGVIKTEPSLHEPMYLFLSMLAGADLVVTTTTVPKALSIFWFENEDIHINGCLMQLFFLHAFSTMESGFILAMAFDRYMAICKPLRHSAVLTKDVIAKIGLAVVLRGILLFSPHPLLLKWLPYCKGNIIFHTYCEFMCLVKPACVDTTVQRCYGLVAACLTGGLDLILIILSYIRILQAVFKLPTKEARAKSLGICSSHAGAILVSYFPAFFSILTHRFGHSVSPCVHIIIANIYVLLPPMANPIIYGVRTKKIREGALKILSRSSVQVQKAEYKSSKGEKCWDAAPALPHNYGASSFSFFPE; the protein is encoded by the coding sequence ATGTTCACTTCCAACTGGACCTTGCTTCACCCCTCCAAGTTCCTTCTGATAGGAATACCCGGCCTGCAACATGCCCACCTCTGGATCTCCATCCCCTTCTGCTGCATCTACATGGTCACCATTCTCGGGAACTTTCTCCTTCTTGGGGTTATCAAGACTGAGCCGAGCCTCCATGAGCCCATGTACCTCTTCCTGTCCATGCTGGCAGGTGCTGACCTGGTGGTTACGACCACGACTGTGCCCAAAGCCTTGAGCATCTTCTGGTTCGAAAATGAGGACATCCATATCAATGGCTGTCTCATGCAGCTCTTCTTCCTCCATGCTTTCTCCACCATGGAATCGGGGTTCATATTGGCCATGGCTTTTGATCGCTACATGGCGATATGCAAGCCCCTCAGACATTCTGCCGTCCTGACCAAAGATGTCATTGCAAAGATCGGCTTGGCCGTCGTCCTTCGTGGgattctcctcttctcccctcatcctctcctcctgaaaTGGCTCCCGTATTGCAAAGGCAACATCATATTTCATACCTACTGTGAGTTTATGTGTTTGGTCAAACCAGCATGTGTGGACACCACAGTACAGAGATGCTATGGCCTGGTAGCTGCCTGTCTAACGGGTGGGCTGGATTTGATACTGATTATCCTATCTTACATCCGTATTTTGCAGGCTGTGTTCAAACTTCCTACCAAAGAGGCCCGGGCCAAATCCCTCGGCATTTGCAGTTCCCATGCAGGGGCCATCCTGGTGTCTTACTTCCCAGCATTTTTCTCCATCCTAACGCACCGATTTGGTCACAGTGTGTCTCCTTGTGTCCATATCATCATTGCCAACATCTACGTCCTTCTGCCACCCATGGCCAACCCCATCATCTATGGTGTAAGAACAAAAAAGATCAGAGAAGGAGCCCTTAAAATCCTGTCACGTTCCTCTGTCCAAGTTCAGAAAGCTGAATATAAATCTTCAAAGGGAGAGAAATGTTGGGACGCTGCCCCTGCCCTCCCACATAACTACGGTGCCTCCAGTTTCAGCTTCTTTcctgaataa
- the LOC129326389 gene encoding olfactory receptor 52N4-like → MASPNETSQMFLHFVLNGIPGLEHAHIWISFPFFSMYFIGMVGNCGLLYLIWTEEALHRPMYYFLGMLSVTDIVMGTSTMPSAFCIFWLNLKEIHFNSCLIQMYLVHTFTGMESGVLMLMALDRFVAICYPLRYTTILTNPIIAKVGLITFLRGAALILPFPFLVRRLQYCGTNIISHTYCDHMAVVKLACSSIRVDAIYGLTVALLIGGFDIFCISVSYFMILRAVVGLSSKEARSKAFGTCTAHICAITISYTPAFFTFFAHRFGGHRVAPHVHIIMANLYLLLPPMMNPIVYGVKTKEIRASVVRLLLKGKAVIVHSH, encoded by the coding sequence ATGGCAAGTCCCAAcgaaaccagccagatgttcttGCACTTTGTCTTGAATGGGATCCCAGGTCTGGAACATGCTCACATCTGGATCTCCTTCCCGTTTTTCTCTATGTACTTTATTGGCATGGTGGGGAACTGTGGGCTTCTCTACCTCATCTGGACCGAGGAGGCCCTGCACAGGCCCATGTACTACTTCCTCGGCATGCTTTCCGTCACCGACATCGTGATGGGCACCTCCACAATGCCCAGTGCGTTCTGCATCTTCTGGCTCAACCTCAAAGAAATCCATTTCAACTCCTGCCTGATCCAAATGTACTTGGTCCATACCTTCACGGGGATGGAGTCTGGCGTCCTGATGTTGATGGCCCTGGACCGATTTGTCGCCATCTGTTATCCGCTCCGATACACCACCATCTTGACCAACCCCATCATTGCTAAGGTGGGCCTGATCACCTTCCTCCGAGGCGCAGCCCtcatccttcccttccctttcttggTCAGGAGACTCCAATACTGTGGCACGAACATCATCTCACACACCTACTGTGACCACATGGCGGTGGTGAAGTTGGCGTGCAGCAGTATCCGGGTCGACGCCATCTACGGCCTGACTGTGGCCTTGTTGATTGGAGGCTTCGACATCTTCTGCATCAGCGTGTCATACTTCATGATCCTGAGAGCTGTTGTGGGCCTCTCCTCCAAGGAAGCACGGAGCAAGGCCTTTGGCACGTGTACCGCTCACATTTGTGCCATCACGATCTCTTACACACCTGCTTTTTTCACATTCTTTGCACACCGCTTTGGGGGTCACAGAGTTGCTCCTCACGTTCACATTATTATGGCCAACCTTTATCTTCTTCTGCCCCCCATGATGAACCCCATTGTCTATGGAGTGAAGACCAAGGAGATCCGGGCAAGCGTTGTCAGGTTGCTCCTTAAGGGAAAGGCTGTGATTGTCCATAGCCACTGA